The Ruania alba genome window below encodes:
- a CDS encoding sulfatase family protein has protein sequence MSVSRESRPNIVLILTDDHAAHAISCYGSKVNHTPHMDRLAARGARLDSCFCTNSICSPSRASILSGTYGHVNGVTSIYSHIDYRVPNFPQVLRESGYRTALFGKWHLGETEPHLPRSEDFDAWQVFPGQGQYNDPVMISPDGETTVPGYATDIVTDLSLDWLDEQSGSDPFCLMIHHKAPHRPWVPHPKHRDLYPVGSIAEPDTLFDDYATRSDAASVANMRISDDLPDRDIREEMPPELAGEENREARTRWFYQRYLREYLQTVQSVDDNVGRVLDHLDERGLADNTIVVYTSDQGFFLGDHGWYDKRFIYEESLQMPLMIAWPDRIAPGTVTDEIVTNIDFAATFLEACGIDPGDELPTGQGRSFLPLLEGETPEDWPESMYYRYWEHDDPNHHVWAHYGVRTKTHKLVYFYADGLGTDGSSDKTFPPAWEMYDLVADPNELTNIADDPAHAETRAELERELARLQEQYQDAPYVG, from the coding sequence ATGTCTGTGTCTCGTGAGTCTCGCCCCAATATCGTGCTGATCCTCACCGATGATCACGCAGCCCATGCGATCAGCTGCTACGGGAGCAAGGTCAACCACACCCCGCACATGGATCGGTTAGCAGCCAGGGGAGCCAGGCTCGACTCCTGCTTCTGCACGAACTCGATCTGTTCGCCGTCGCGCGCCTCGATCCTGTCCGGTACCTACGGGCACGTGAACGGCGTTACCAGCATCTACTCCCACATCGACTACCGCGTCCCGAACTTCCCGCAGGTGCTGCGCGAATCGGGCTACCGGACGGCGTTGTTCGGGAAATGGCACCTGGGTGAGACCGAGCCGCACCTGCCGCGCTCCGAGGACTTCGATGCCTGGCAGGTGTTCCCTGGCCAGGGCCAGTACAACGATCCCGTCATGATCAGCCCCGACGGCGAAACAACAGTTCCGGGGTACGCCACCGATATCGTCACTGACCTGAGCCTGGACTGGCTGGACGAGCAGTCCGGTTCGGACCCCTTCTGCCTGATGATCCACCACAAGGCGCCGCACCGGCCGTGGGTGCCGCACCCCAAGCATCGGGACCTGTACCCGGTCGGCAGCATCGCCGAGCCGGACACCCTCTTCGACGACTACGCGACCCGGAGCGATGCGGCCTCGGTCGCGAACATGCGGATCAGCGACGATCTTCCCGACCGTGACATCCGCGAGGAGATGCCCCCGGAACTCGCCGGCGAGGAGAACCGCGAGGCGCGCACGCGGTGGTTCTATCAGCGCTACCTGCGCGAGTACCTGCAGACCGTGCAGTCGGTGGACGACAACGTCGGTCGCGTGCTGGACCACCTCGACGAGCGTGGTCTCGCGGACAACACCATCGTCGTCTACACCTCCGACCAGGGCTTCTTCCTCGGCGACCACGGCTGGTACGACAAGCGCTTCATCTACGAGGAGTCCTTGCAGATGCCGCTCATGATCGCGTGGCCGGACCGGATCGCCCCGGGCACGGTGACGGACGAGATCGTGACCAATATCGACTTCGCGGCCACCTTCCTCGAGGCGTGCGGCATCGACCCAGGTGACGAGCTGCCGACCGGTCAGGGCCGCAGTTTCCTGCCCCTCCTCGAGGGGGAGACGCCCGAGGACTGGCCGGAGTCGATGTACTACCGCTACTGGGAGCACGACGATCCGAACCACCACGTCTGGGCCCACTACGGCGTCCGGACCAAGACGCACAAGCTGGTCTACTTCTACGCCGACGGACTCGGTACAGACGGGTCATCCGACAAGACCTTCCCGCCGGCCTGGGAGATGTACGATCTCGTCGCCGACCCGAACGAGCTCACCAATATCGCCGACGATCCCGCCCATGCGGAGACGCGGGCCGAGCTGGAGCGTGAGCTGGCCCGCCTGCAGGAGCAGTACCAGGACGCGCCGTACGTCGGCTGA
- a CDS encoding winged helix-turn-helix transcriptional regulator — translation MTTPRSGCPTNAAVEALGDRWSLVVLHDIMFGDRRHFRTSQRESDEGIASNILARRLRDLVAAGLLTREGPGAGRRAAAYSLTEAAIQLVPVLAELGWWGLRHCPTSEPLRVRAQVLDDGGPQLWEELMNSLRERHLGMPPPETGGHL, via the coding sequence ATGACGACCCCGCGGTCGGGCTGCCCCACCAATGCCGCCGTCGAAGCGCTCGGCGATCGCTGGAGCCTGGTGGTGCTGCACGACATCATGTTCGGCGACAGGCGGCACTTTCGGACCTCGCAGCGCGAGTCCGACGAAGGCATCGCCTCGAACATCCTCGCCCGTCGCCTGCGTGACCTCGTCGCCGCAGGACTGCTCACGCGGGAGGGTCCCGGTGCCGGACGCCGCGCCGCCGCCTACAGCCTCACCGAAGCGGCCATCCAGCTGGTACCCGTCCTCGCCGAGCTCGGGTGGTGGGGATTGCGCCATTGCCCGACGAGCGAACCCCTACGCGTGCGCGCACAGGTACTTGACGACGGCGGTCCTCAGCTCTGGGAGGAGTTGATGAACTCGCTCCGCGAACGCCACCTGGGCATGCCGCCACCGGAGACCGGGGGCCATCTGTGA
- a CDS encoding VOC family protein, which yields MIRSVYAQCTVTDLGRAEDWYTRLFGREPDARPMPGLIEWHLGETFGVQVWSEPDRSGNSTMVLHETDLDAAADHALQAGIHHDGPQPGGGARILPLTDPDGNRVVITGS from the coding sequence ATGATCCGCAGCGTGTATGCCCAATGCACCGTCACCGACCTCGGGCGCGCCGAAGACTGGTACACCCGACTGTTCGGTCGCGAGCCCGATGCTCGCCCCATGCCCGGCCTGATCGAGTGGCACCTCGGCGAGACGTTCGGGGTGCAGGTGTGGTCCGAACCCGACCGCTCCGGGAACTCGACCATGGTGCTGCACGAGACTGATCTCGACGCTGCCGCCGACCATGCCCTTCAGGCCGGCATCCACCACGACGGTCCGCAACCCGGCGGCGGAGCACGCATCCTGCCGCTGACCGACCCCGACGGCAACCGCGTGGTTATCACCGGATCCTGA
- a CDS encoding carbohydrate ABC transporter permease, whose protein sequence is MTETIAGEIAAPRTAKDHARSMLKHAVLIAVSLLMIYPLLWMIVSSLRPTEVIFRTPGLWLNELYVENYSEGWFALSQAFDWYLVNSAIVVTGAIIGNLISCSLAAYAFARLRFRLRGLWFAIMLMSIMLPIHVIVVPQYIMFNAFDMVNTFLPLVLPKFVATDAFFVFLMVQFIRGVPRELDEAATIDGAGHLRIFGQVLIPLMIPALATTAIFTFIWNWSDFFTPLIYLTSPDMYTVPVALRSFLDATSGSNWGAMFAMSIVSLVPMFLAFLFGQKFLVKGIATTGGK, encoded by the coding sequence ATGACTGAGACGATCGCCGGCGAGATCGCCGCCCCCCGCACCGCGAAAGACCACGCACGCAGCATGCTCAAGCACGCGGTGCTGATCGCGGTCAGCCTGCTGATGATCTACCCGCTGCTGTGGATGATCGTCTCCTCGTTGCGACCCACCGAGGTCATCTTCCGCACACCGGGCCTGTGGCTGAACGAACTGTACGTGGAGAACTACTCCGAGGGATGGTTCGCCCTGTCCCAGGCCTTCGACTGGTACCTGGTCAACTCCGCGATCGTGGTCACCGGGGCGATCATCGGGAACCTGATCTCCTGCTCACTGGCCGCCTACGCCTTCGCCCGGCTCAGGTTCCGGCTGCGCGGGCTGTGGTTCGCGATCATGCTGATGTCGATCATGCTGCCCATCCACGTCATCGTGGTCCCGCAATACATCATGTTCAACGCCTTCGACATGGTGAACACGTTCCTACCGCTAGTGCTGCCGAAGTTCGTGGCCACCGACGCGTTCTTCGTGTTTCTCATGGTCCAGTTCATCCGCGGGGTCCCCCGTGAGCTGGACGAGGCCGCCACGATCGACGGCGCAGGTCACCTACGCATCTTCGGACAAGTACTGATCCCGCTGATGATCCCGGCGCTGGCCACCACAGCGATCTTCACCTTCATCTGGAACTGGTCAGACTTCTTCACCCCGCTGATCTACCTGACCAGCCCCGACATGTACACCGTGCCGGTGGCACTGCGTTCGTTCCTGGACGCCACCTCCGGCTCCAACTGGGGTGCCATGTTCGCGATGTCCATCGTCTCCCTCGTACCGATGTTCCTCGCGTTCCTGTTCGGGCAGAAGTTCCTCGTCAAAGGCATCGCCACCACCGGCGGGAAGTAG
- a CDS encoding carbohydrate ABC transporter permease, whose protein sequence is MSAISELSHLKQKGPVTPEQRAARRKEQSHDNKAAYLFLLPWLVGLFLFTLGPILASLYLSMTDYSLIQAPNFLGLDNYERMLTDGRLHQSLKVTLIYVGVGVPMQLALALAVAVLLNKGMRGLAFYRSVFYLPSMLGGSVAIALLWRQIFGTTGLVNQVLQFFGIDATTGYVSDPDYALWTLILLNVWTFGSPMVIFLAGLRQIPSMYYEAAALDGAGRLSQFARVTMPLLSPIIFFNLVLQIINAFQSFTQAFVVSNGTGGPSDSTLFYTLYLYEQGFARFDMGYASAMAWLLLLIIATFTAVNFLLAKYWVFYDD, encoded by the coding sequence ATGTCCGCGATATCCGAACTGTCCCATCTGAAGCAGAAGGGGCCGGTGACCCCGGAGCAGCGGGCTGCGCGGCGTAAGGAGCAGTCTCATGACAACAAGGCGGCGTATCTGTTCTTGTTGCCGTGGCTGGTGGGGTTGTTCCTGTTCACGTTGGGTCCGATCCTGGCGTCGCTGTATTTGTCGATGACCGATTACAGCCTGATCCAGGCGCCGAACTTCCTCGGGTTGGACAATTACGAGCGGATGCTCACTGATGGGCGGTTGCATCAGTCGCTGAAGGTCACCCTGATCTATGTGGGTGTGGGTGTGCCGATGCAGCTCGCGCTCGCATTGGCGGTGGCGGTACTGCTGAACAAGGGCATGCGCGGGTTGGCGTTCTACCGGTCGGTGTTCTATCTGCCCTCGATGTTGGGTGGGTCGGTCGCGATCGCGTTGTTGTGGCGTCAGATCTTCGGCACGACCGGTCTGGTGAACCAGGTGCTGCAGTTCTTCGGCATCGATGCCACGACGGGGTATGTCTCGGACCCGGATTATGCGTTGTGGACGTTGATCTTGTTGAACGTGTGGACCTTCGGTTCACCGATGGTGATCTTCCTGGCGGGGCTGCGCCAGATCCCGTCGATGTACTACGAGGCGGCGGCGTTGGATGGTGCGGGCCGGCTCTCGCAGTTCGCCCGGGTCACGATGCCGTTGCTGTCACCGATCATCTTCTTCAACCTGGTGCTGCAGATCATCAACGCGTTCCAGTCCTTCACCCAGGCATTCGTGGTCTCCAACGGCACCGGGGGACCGTCGGACTCGACGTTGTTCTACACGCTGTACCTGTACGAGCAGGGCTTCGCCCGGTTCGACATGGGCTACGCCTCGGCGATGGCCTGGCTACTGCTGCTGATCATCGCCACGTTCACGGCGGTGAACTTCCTCCTCGCGAAGTACTGGGTGTTCTACGATGACTGA
- a CDS encoding ABC transporter substrate-binding protein, with product MELSRRHLLAMGALGATGAAALAGCRRGGGGGGTSGESGGTGTLQFTWWGNEVRNANTADALDAYMEENPDITIEPQPGEWASYWDRLATQTAGNNAPDIIQMDMRYISEYGQRGALLDLAEHGVDTSNFIEGTADSGMIEGALYGMNAGINTPMVFANPEVFEAAGVDLPDDMTWTWEDWLEIATAISDSGAATGTQAIIASDALFEAWLRQQGKSLFAEGGEIGFEVDDLRGWFDLGMRFADAGATPSPSAINEDFTKPLDQADFVVGNTAIAQYWSNQLQALETSAGTEFRLLRFPSIEGDALQRAAWYKASMLWSISAETEDPEAAVAVINWWMNSTTAAEIELAERGIPPNGEISAAIREQLSEPQQRVSQFIEDIEPELAQTPVAPAPGGQTDVFLQRHATQLLFGDATVDEAAQGFYDELSAAIS from the coding sequence ATGGAACTCAGCCGTCGACACCTTCTGGCCATGGGAGCCCTTGGCGCTACGGGCGCCGCCGCTCTCGCCGGCTGCCGCCGCGGAGGCGGCGGTGGCGGGACATCCGGCGAATCCGGAGGGACCGGAACACTGCAGTTCACCTGGTGGGGCAACGAGGTGCGCAACGCGAACACCGCCGATGCGCTCGATGCCTACATGGAGGAGAACCCAGACATCACCATCGAGCCGCAACCCGGTGAGTGGGCCAGCTACTGGGACCGCCTCGCCACCCAGACCGCCGGGAACAACGCCCCGGACATCATCCAGATGGATATGCGATACATCAGTGAGTACGGGCAACGGGGTGCCCTGCTCGATCTCGCCGAGCACGGGGTGGATACGTCCAACTTCATCGAAGGCACCGCAGATTCCGGAATGATCGAGGGCGCGCTCTACGGCATGAACGCCGGGATCAACACTCCGATGGTGTTCGCCAATCCGGAGGTCTTCGAGGCCGCCGGGGTGGACCTGCCGGACGACATGACCTGGACCTGGGAGGACTGGCTGGAGATCGCCACCGCCATCTCCGACAGCGGCGCGGCCACCGGCACTCAGGCGATCATCGCCAGCGACGCGCTCTTCGAGGCGTGGCTGCGCCAGCAGGGCAAGAGCCTCTTCGCTGAAGGCGGCGAGATCGGATTCGAGGTCGATGACCTGCGCGGGTGGTTCGATCTCGGGATGCGGTTTGCCGATGCCGGTGCCACGCCCAGCCCCTCGGCGATCAACGAGGACTTCACCAAGCCGTTGGACCAGGCGGACTTCGTGGTGGGTAACACGGCGATCGCGCAGTACTGGTCGAACCAGCTGCAGGCCCTCGAGACGTCGGCGGGAACTGAGTTCCGACTCCTGCGCTTCCCGAGCATCGAGGGCGATGCCCTGCAGCGCGCCGCGTGGTACAAGGCGTCCATGCTGTGGTCGATCTCGGCCGAGACCGAGGACCCGGAGGCCGCCGTGGCCGTGATCAACTGGTGGATGAACAGCACCACAGCCGCCGAGATCGAGCTGGCCGAGCGAGGCATCCCACCGAACGGCGAGATCTCCGCCGCGATCCGGGAGCAGCTGTCGGAGCCCCAGCAGCGGGTTTCCCAGTTCATCGAGGACATCGAGCCCGAGCTGGCACAGACCCCGGTCGCGCCAGCGCCCGGAGGTCAGACGGACGTGTTCCTGCAGCGTCACGCCACGCAGCTGCTGTTCGGTGACGCAACCGTCGACGAGGCAGCCCAGGGCTTCTACGACGAGCTCAGCGCTGCTATCAGCTGA
- a CDS encoding glycoside hydrolase family 125 protein has translation MRGAVDSALLERLIADAHAAFGETTATMFGHAMRRTLSDAVVPGPDGTAFVLTGDIPAMWLRDSAAQMRPYVALAHLDDGLADLIAAIVRRQCAQITRDPYANAFNDGPTGAGHQSDRTAMTPWTWERKYEVDSLAFPIQLAHQLWLATGRTDHLDGAFARAGRAAIETIRTEQDHAARSNYIFERTEADAGPLDSLTGGQGSPVAVTGMTWSAFRPSDDACTYHYNVPGNLFAVASLRALGELTDAALNDATLGDIDETRAALAADARVLADEIEAAVAEHARVPTKHGTVWAYEVDGLGHHLLTDDANMPSLLSLPLTGGIDPADPTYLSTRALVLSETNPTYAVGTTGDGVGSPHTPPRYVWPIATAVRGLTAQDSDEARQCLELLVATQGQRGRMSESYHVDQPDRFTREWFSWADSMFCELVLAQLGHHVPDRV, from the coding sequence GTGAGAGGCGCCGTTGACTCGGCACTGCTCGAGAGGCTGATCGCCGACGCCCACGCAGCATTCGGGGAGACAACTGCAACGATGTTCGGACATGCGATGCGCCGCACCCTCTCCGACGCGGTGGTACCGGGCCCTGATGGGACGGCGTTCGTGCTCACCGGTGACATCCCCGCCATGTGGCTGCGCGATTCCGCTGCCCAGATGCGCCCGTACGTGGCCCTGGCCCACCTCGACGACGGCCTCGCCGATCTGATCGCCGCGATCGTCCGGCGCCAGTGCGCACAGATCACGCGGGACCCGTACGCGAACGCCTTCAACGATGGCCCCACCGGTGCCGGCCATCAGAGTGACCGGACTGCAATGACCCCGTGGACCTGGGAGCGCAAGTACGAGGTGGACTCGCTCGCGTTCCCGATCCAGCTCGCCCACCAGCTCTGGTTGGCCACCGGACGCACCGATCACCTCGACGGCGCCTTCGCCCGCGCGGGACGCGCGGCGATCGAGACGATCCGCACCGAGCAGGATCACGCGGCCCGCTCGAACTACATCTTCGAACGGACCGAGGCCGATGCCGGCCCGCTGGACTCGCTCACTGGTGGTCAGGGCAGCCCGGTGGCCGTGACCGGGATGACCTGGAGCGCCTTCCGCCCCAGTGACGACGCCTGCACCTACCACTACAACGTCCCTGGCAACCTGTTCGCGGTCGCCTCACTCCGCGCGCTCGGCGAGCTCACCGATGCGGCTCTCAACGACGCCACCCTCGGCGATATCGACGAGACCCGCGCCGCCCTGGCCGCCGACGCCCGCGTCCTCGCCGACGAGATCGAGGCCGCCGTGGCCGAGCACGCCCGCGTTCCCACCAAGCACGGCACCGTGTGGGCCTACGAGGTGGACGGACTCGGGCATCACCTGCTCACCGATGACGCCAACATGCCCAGCCTGCTCTCGCTGCCGCTCACCGGCGGCATCGACCCGGCCGACCCCACCTACCTGTCCACCCGTGCCCTGGTGCTCAGCGAGACCAACCCGACCTACGCCGTCGGGACCACCGGGGACGGGGTGGGCAGCCCGCACACACCGCCGCGCTATGTGTGGCCGATCGCCACCGCCGTGCGTGGTCTGACGGCGCAGGACTCTGACGAGGCGAGGCAGTGCCTGGAGCTGCTCGTCGCGACGCAAGGTCAGCGCGGCCGGATGAGCGAGTCCTACCACGTGGACCAGCCTGATCGGTTCACCCGTGAGTGGTTCTCCTGGGCGGACTCGATGTTCTGCGAGCTGGTGCTGGCCCAGCTCGGGCACCACGTGCCGGACCGGGTGTAG
- a CDS encoding MFS transporter encodes MSATEPNTSLTRTERLDRLPYTRAHTKLLGGSGIGWALDAMDVGLISFILAALATEWNLSGEERGWIASVGFVGMAVGASLGGLLADRIGRRQVFALTLLVYGLATGASAAAGGVAALIALRFLVGLGLGAELPVASTLVSEFAPKKIRGRVVVILEAFWAVGWILAALIGYFVVPLENGWRWAFLIGMAPAAYALYVRWRLPESVRFLERTGRHAEAESAVRSYEASAGIPAPVPERVYHPEQAPDGGPSDAASVTSGEGSPTPPKARWRDLWTARLRRRTLALWVVWFFVNFAYYGAFIWIPSLLVDRGFDLVRSFGYTLIITLAQLPGYAAAAFLIEKWGRRATLATFLAGSAVAALLFGQAESVGTILATGMALSAFNLGAWGALYAVTPELYPTALRGTGAGSAAAFGRIASILAPLAVPFFVAFSGQPFAFAMLGAAFVLACAAALLLPDRTGEALEEE; translated from the coding sequence ATGTCCGCCACCGAGCCGAACACCTCCCTCACCCGCACCGAACGGCTCGACCGACTGCCCTACACCCGCGCGCACACGAAACTGCTCGGCGGCTCCGGCATCGGCTGGGCGCTGGACGCGATGGACGTCGGCCTGATCTCCTTCATCCTCGCCGCGCTCGCCACCGAGTGGAACCTCAGTGGCGAAGAGCGCGGCTGGATCGCCTCGGTCGGTTTCGTCGGGATGGCAGTCGGCGCGAGCCTCGGCGGCCTGCTCGCCGACCGGATCGGCCGCCGTCAGGTGTTCGCCCTCACCTTGCTCGTGTACGGGCTGGCCACGGGCGCCTCGGCCGCCGCAGGCGGGGTGGCGGCGCTGATCGCGCTGCGGTTCCTGGTGGGCCTCGGCCTGGGCGCTGAGCTGCCGGTGGCCTCCACCCTGGTGAGCGAGTTCGCGCCGAAGAAGATCCGTGGCCGGGTGGTGGTGATCCTCGAGGCATTCTGGGCCGTCGGGTGGATCCTGGCGGCGCTGATCGGCTACTTCGTAGTGCCACTGGAGAACGGCTGGCGCTGGGCGTTCCTGATCGGGATGGCACCGGCGGCCTACGCACTGTACGTGCGCTGGCGGCTGCCCGAGTCGGTGCGCTTCCTGGAGCGCACCGGCCGGCACGCCGAAGCCGAGTCGGCCGTGCGCAGTTACGAAGCCTCGGCTGGCATCCCCGCCCCGGTGCCGGAGCGGGTCTACCACCCCGAGCAGGCACCCGACGGCGGCCCCTCCGACGCCGCGTCCGTCACCTCGGGCGAGGGCTCTCCCACCCCGCCGAAGGCCCGCTGGCGCGACCTGTGGACGGCGAGGCTCCGCCGTCGGACCCTGGCGCTATGGGTGGTGTGGTTCTTCGTGAACTTCGCCTACTACGGGGCATTCATCTGGATCCCCTCGCTGCTGGTGGACCGCGGCTTCGACCTGGTCCGCTCCTTCGGCTACACCCTGATCATCACCCTCGCCCAGCTGCCCGGGTACGCGGCAGCGGCGTTCCTGATCGAGAAGTGGGGGCGGCGCGCCACCCTGGCCACCTTCCTGGCCGGGTCGGCGGTCGCGGCGCTGCTGTTCGGCCAGGCGGAGTCGGTGGGTACGATCCTCGCGACCGGGATGGCGCTCTCGGCGTTCAACCTCGGCGCGTGGGGCGCCCTGTACGCCGTGACGCCCGAGCTCTACCCGACGGCGTTGCGCGGCACAGGCGCCGGCAGTGCGGCGGCGTTCGGCCGGATCGCCTCCATCCTCGCCCCGCTCGCGGTGCCGTTCTTCGTCGCCTTCAGCGGGCAGCCGTTCGCGTTCGCGATGCTCGGGGCGGCCTTCGTGCTGGCCTGTGCGGCGGCGCTGCTGCTGCCGGACCGCACCGGTGAGGCGCTCGAGGAGGAGTAG
- a CDS encoding LacI family DNA-binding transcriptional regulator, producing MPTLLDVAARAGVSKSTASRALGHPQLVAPATVDRVLAAAMELGFVPNRAARELARGRTGVIALVVPTLTNTFFTPIIGGAQVRASEDDLQVTVAVNELATPEDLLRYQRLAQQVDGVVVVAPRCTDETLRSAAAVRPTVLVDRELEGTDSVVADTATAFVELLRALAEAGHRQVAFLGGPDRSWQSGQRTHALRSLAAEHQVDLAVLGPYPPTFAAGSASVDDLLATGASVALPYATDLGLGALFTLHQRGRASWSTTPQPNEEGVAVVGRPEAPMVDVDGAGLGGRAMEHLLTLLAPTPRGAHPEPRTERLPVPVTWP from the coding sequence GTGCCGACACTGCTCGACGTCGCCGCGCGGGCAGGCGTGTCCAAGTCGACCGCGTCCCGTGCGTTGGGCCACCCGCAGCTGGTCGCACCAGCCACGGTGGACCGGGTGCTCGCGGCGGCAATGGAGCTGGGGTTCGTGCCCAACCGCGCGGCCCGGGAGCTCGCCCGTGGTCGCACAGGGGTGATCGCCCTCGTGGTGCCCACACTCACCAACACCTTCTTCACCCCGATCATCGGCGGCGCCCAGGTCCGGGCGTCCGAGGACGACCTGCAGGTGACGGTCGCCGTCAACGAGCTCGCCACCCCCGAGGACCTGCTCCGCTACCAGCGCCTCGCCCAGCAGGTGGACGGCGTGGTGGTGGTGGCCCCGCGGTGCACCGACGAGACGTTGCGCTCCGCCGCAGCGGTCCGGCCCACGGTGCTGGTGGACCGCGAGCTGGAGGGGACCGACTCGGTGGTGGCCGACACCGCGACCGCGTTCGTGGAGCTGCTGCGCGCGCTGGCCGAGGCCGGGCACCGCCAGGTCGCCTTCCTCGGCGGACCGGACCGGTCCTGGCAGAGCGGCCAGCGCACCCACGCGCTCCGCTCCCTGGCCGCCGAGCATCAGGTGGACCTCGCGGTACTGGGCCCCTATCCGCCCACCTTCGCCGCCGGCTCCGCCAGCGTGGACGACCTGCTGGCGACCGGCGCCTCAGTGGCCCTCCCCTACGCCACCGACCTCGGCCTGGGCGCCCTGTTCACGCTGCACCAGCGCGGCCGCGCCTCCTGGTCGACCACCCCCCAACCGAACGAGGAGGGTGTCGCCGTGGTGGGCCGCCCGGAAGCCCCGATGGTGGACGTCGACGGCGCCGGCCTGGGCGGGCGGGCGATGGAGCACCTCCTCACCCTGCTGGCCCCGACCCCACGCGGGGCGCACCCGGAACCGCGGACCGAACGCCTCCCGGTGCCGGTCACCTGGCCCTGA
- a CDS encoding ABC transporter permease has translation MRGRGLTVLLLPGLVLLLAGFLVPAVIMLLAPPDTTTGEVLARLGQMLVDPYDLTIIGRTLGLGLIVTVTCVVLGFPIAYLLARSQSRWAGVLLAVAIFPLLLSNVVRTFGWLVVLGSQGAVGQTLVALGIVDEAPQLLYTPLAIVLGLVQLFLPLAVVSSYSALAQVDASLDEAARGLGAGRARTFWTIVVPLSWPGVVVAATLVFAGSITAYTTPYLLGGSRQRMLSTQLFQYSSSTIDWAAASATAMIMTVLVFGVAALSSLIGRRARTS, from the coding sequence ATGCGCGGACGCGGCCTGACGGTGCTGCTGCTTCCCGGTCTGGTGCTGCTGCTCGCCGGGTTCCTGGTGCCGGCGGTGATCATGCTGCTGGCACCGCCGGACACCACCACCGGTGAGGTGCTGGCCCGGCTGGGGCAGATGCTGGTCGATCCCTACGACCTGACCATCATCGGGCGCACCCTCGGGCTCGGTCTGATCGTGACCGTCACTTGCGTGGTGCTCGGGTTCCCGATCGCATACCTGCTGGCGCGCTCGCAGTCTCGCTGGGCCGGTGTGCTGCTCGCCGTGGCGATCTTCCCGCTGCTGCTGTCGAACGTGGTGCGCACCTTCGGGTGGCTGGTGGTGCTCGGGTCTCAGGGCGCCGTCGGGCAGACGCTCGTGGCGCTCGGGATCGTGGACGAGGCACCCCAGTTGCTCTACACGCCGCTGGCGATCGTGCTCGGGCTGGTCCAGCTGTTCCTGCCGCTGGCGGTGGTGTCCAGCTACTCGGCGCTCGCCCAGGTGGATGCCAGCCTGGACGAGGCGGCCCGAGGTCTCGGTGCCGGCCGGGCGCGCACCTTCTGGACCATCGTGGTGCCGCTCTCCTGGCCCGGGGTGGTGGTGGCCGCCACGCTCGTGTTCGCCGGGTCGATCACCGCCTACACCACCCCGTACCTGCTCGGCGGCTCCCGCCAGCGGATGCTCTCCACCCAGCTGTTCCAGTACTCCAGCTCCACCATCGACTGGGCGGCGGCGAGCGCGACGGCGATGATCATGACCGTCCTGGTGTTCGGGGTGGCCGCGCTCTCCAGCCTGATCGGACGACGGGCGAGGACCTCATGA
- a CDS encoding ABC transporter permease, which produces MNTRHPVAASLAVLGYIVMIAPLTFVVITAFTAGSTVRFPPDGLSLRWFEAAVTYEPFMSALFSSLQLAVFAAVASLALGVPVALAIHRGKIPGKGLLEGMFLSPLIVPELVVGLALYQQFMIGLGMNNLTTLAIGHTVLMFPYAVRVTGASLALIDPAVEDAARGLGASPLRTFVTITLPLLRPGLFSAALLAFVTSFNNVPLSLLLQSREFRTLPVTMLDYVQQNYDPIVASTSVLILAGTVLVAVVAERTVGFAKIFGGINR; this is translated from the coding sequence ATGAACACACGCCACCCCGTAGCCGCTTCCCTGGCCGTGCTCGGGTACATCGTGATGATCGCGCCGCTGACCTTCGTGGTGATCACCGCCTTCACGGCCGGCTCCACCGTGCGCTTCCCACCCGACGGGCTCTCCCTGCGCTGGTTCGAGGCCGCCGTCACCTATGAGCCGTTCATGTCGGCGCTCTTCTCCAGCCTTCAGCTGGCCGTGTTCGCCGCGGTCGCTTCGCTGGCGTTGGGTGTGCCGGTGGCGCTGGCCATCCACCGCGGAAAGATCCCGGGCAAGGGGTTGCTGGAGGGGATGTTCCTCTCCCCGCTGATCGTGCCGGAGCTGGTGGTGGGCCTGGCGCTCTATCAGCAGTTCATGATCGGGCTGGGGATGAACAACCTCACCACGCTCGCGATCGGGCACACCGTGCTGATGTTCCCCTACGCCGTGCGGGTCACCGGTGCCTCCCTGGCGCTGATCGACCCGGCCGTGGAGGATGCCGCGCGTGGGCTGGGTGCCTCCCCGCTGCGGACCTTTGTCACCATCACCCTGCCGTTGCTGCGCCCGGGGCTGTTCTCGGCCGCGTTGCTCGCGTTCGTCACCTCGTTCAACAACGTGCCCTTGTCCTTGCTGCTGCAGAGCCGTGAGTTCCGGACCTTGCCGGTCACGATGCTCGACTACGTGCAGCAGAACTACGACCCGATCGTGGCCTCGACCTCGGTGCTCATCCTGGCCGGCACCGTGCTGGTGGCCGTGGTGGCCGAGCGCACGGTCGGGTTCGCCAAGATTTTCGGAGGGATCAACCGATGA